One Aspergillus oryzae RIB40 DNA, chromosome 2 genomic window carries:
- a CDS encoding glycosyltransferase family 31 protein (predicted protein), which translates to MTAFRPARHPPRGRITWISPILGLLVILFIYMNHQNASAPIAFPQRQQNANTDCPDLPGLEDIFVVLKTGVTEARDKVPIHLQTTLRCIPNYIIFSDYAEKIHNVQLHDVLENVAEDIKQSNPDFSIYNRVRAAGRTALTSADLNPDTNSAFGKPNNPGWKLDKWKFLPMIEETLKARADAKWYVFMEADTYFFWPNLLSWLAQLEHQQPYYLGNQMQIADVVFAHGGSGFVLSNPAMRAAVTLRRENVDMWDRVTNDHWAGDCVLGKLMADAGVGMLWAWPVLISGQPSELDFFSEGYRKKPWCYAPVAYHHLGPDQIRELWEFERKWYRDGNRKHVLYRDVFRHIVRPKLGGTVAGWDNRIEETPGKSSLSLVECRVLCYRDDKCVQYTYTDGKCWTSHVPVRGAQKDGVASGWITERVDALVDDMGSCPHAKWILS; encoded by the coding sequence ATGACGGCCTTTCGTCCTGCTCGTCATCCGCCTCGCGGACGAATCACCTGGATCAGCCCGATCCTGGGTCTCCTGGTCATCCTGTTCATATACATGAATCACCAAAACGCCTCGGCCCCGATCGCATTCCCTCAACGACAACAAAATGCTAACACAGACTGTCCCGACCTTCCCGGCTTGGAGGACATCTTCGTGGTCCTGAAAACCGGCGTCACCGAAGCCCGCGACAAAGTCCCCATCCACCTGCAAACCACCCTCCGTTGCATCCCAAACTACATAATCTTCTCCGACTACGCCGAGAAAATCCACAACGTGCAACTCCACGACGTCCTCGAAAACGTAGCCGAGGACATCAAACAATCCAACCCGGATTTCAGCATCTACAACCGCGTCCGCGCCGCCGGGCGCACAGCCCTCACATCCGCCGACCTGAACCCGGATACCAACTCCGCCTTCGGGAAACCGAACAACCCAGGCTGGAAACTGGATAAGTGGAAGTTCCTGCCCATGATCGAGGAGACGTTGAAGGCGCGCGCCGACGCGAAATGGTACGTCTTCATGGAGGCCGATACGTATTTCTTCTGGCCGAATTTGTTGTCCTGGTTGGCGCAGCTGGAGCACCAGCAGCCGTATTATTTGGGCAATCAGATGCAGATCGCCGATGTGGTGTTTGCGCATGGTGGGTCCGGGTTTGTGCTTTCGAATCCGGCTATGCGCGCGGCGGTTACGCTGAGGAGGGAGAATGTGGATATGTGGGATCGCGTGACGAATGATCACTGGGCGGGTGATTGTGTGTTGGGGAAGTTGATGGCGGATGCTGGCGTCGGTATGCTCTGGGCCTGGCCGGTTTTGATCTCCGGGCAGCCGAGTGAGCTGGACTTTTTCTCGGAAGGGTATCGCAAGAAGCCGTGGTGTTATGCGCCGGTGGCCTATCATCATCTGGGGCCGGACCAAATTCGAGAACTCTGGGAGTTTGAGCGGAAATGGTACCGCGATGGCAATCGGAAGCACGTCTTGTATCGGGATGTGTTTCGACATATTGTCCGCCCGAAGTTGGGAGGGACGGTCGCCGGTTGGGATAATCGGATTGAAGAGACGCCGGGGAAGTCGAGTCTCAGCTTGGTGGAGTGCCGGGTGCTCTGCTATCGTGACGATAAATGTGTACAGTATACTTATACCGATGGGAAGTGTTGGACATCCCATGTGCCTGTTCGGGGTGCGCAGAAGGACGGAGTCGCCTCCGGCTGGATTACGGAGAGAGTCGATGCCCTGGTGGATGATATGGGTTCCTGTCCTCATGCGAAATGGATTCTAAGCTAG
- a CDS encoding NAD(P)-dependent alcohol dehydrogenase (Zn-dependent alcohol dehydrogenases): protein MGYDFTIYKGSKDGSIQKSTTHRPALQKDQVLIRITHSGVCFTDVHYRTTDMALGHEGAGVVEETGPEVQDLVKGDRVGWGYEHDCCGRCSKCLTGWETFCPERKMYAAADLDQGSFASHAIWRESFLFKIPEGIKNEDAAPLMCGGSTVFNALHVAGVKPTARVGIIGVGGLGHLAIQFAAKMGCQVVVFSGSDNKKDEAKKLGAAEFYATKGVKELKVEKKLDNLIVTTSSQPDWNQYVSVLNPGATISPLSVDLEDFKFPYMPLLGNGFRVVGSIVSARQVHRDMLDFAAFHGVKPINMTYPMSKEGIEECLKTLEEGKMRYRGLLVAQ, encoded by the coding sequence atgggctACGACTTCACAATCTACAAAGGCTCCAAAGACGGCAGCATCCAGAAATCCACAACCCACCGCCCCGCGCTCCAAAAAGACCAAGTCCTGATCCGAATCACCCACTCCGGGGTCTGTTTCACAGACGTCCATTACCGCACAACAGACATGGCCCTCGGCCACGAAGGAGCCGGCGTGGTCGAGGAAACTGGTCCCGAAGTACAAGACCTGGTCAAAGGCGACCGAGTCGGCTGGGGCTACGAACACGATTGCTGCGGCCGGTGTTCGAAATGTCTAACGGGGTGGGAGACGTTCTGTCCCGAGCGGAAGATGTACGCGGCCGCGGATCTGGACCAGGGGTCGTTTGCTTCGCATGCTATCTGGCGGGAATCGTTCCTGTTTAAGATTCCCGAGGGGATTAAGAATGAGGATGCGGCGCCGTTGATGTGTGGGGGGTCGACTGTGTTTAATGCCCTGCATGTAGCTGGTGTGAAACCTACTGCTCGGGTGGGTATCATCGGAGTCGGGGGATTAGGGCATTTGGCGATCCAGTTTGCGGCCAAGATGGGATGTCAGGTTGTGGTGTTCTCGGGCAGTGATaataagaaagatgaagCTAAGAAACTGGGCGCTGCGGAGTTCTATGCGACGAAGGGTGTTAAGGAGTTgaaggttgagaagaagttggataaTTTGATTGTCACAACGAGCAGTCAGCCGGATTGGAATCAGTATGTGAGTGTTTTGAATCCTGGGGCGACTATTTCCCCGTTGTCGGTTGATTTGGAGGATTTCAAGTTTCCTTATATGCCGCTACTGGGGAATGGGTTTAGGGTTGTGGGGTCGATTGTCTCGGCTAGACAGGTTCATCGCGATATGTTGGATTTTGCGGCTTTTCATGGGGTGAAGCCGATTAATATGACATATCCGATGAGCAAGGAGGGGATTGAAGAGTGTTTGAAGACgttggaggaggggaagatgagGTATCGGGGGTTGCTGGTGGCGCAGTAG
- the zrfD gene encoding putative plasma membrane zinc ion transporter (Fe2+/Zn2+ regulated transporter): MTPYFRYFPVFTWSGGVGGSEYNLPLHVGGLFIILSVSTLACAFPVLAIWFPRLRIPSSCLFFVSHFGTGVLIATAFVHLLPTAFQSLNDPCLSKFWTTDYPEMPGAIALAGVFLVTVIEMVFSPARHCCRGGTSLSDPPPYLSRPTEKETPIKRAHVVDSTVCNERERPAGVEPLPHLRDMGPLIGRSSSISRAINQMGEDPERICRISSAPEVPQYRQEPRIEPVQEDVERSDDGHVMTPEQKHRKEVMQVVLLEMGILFHSVFIGMSLSVSVGSEFVILLIAIVFHQTFEGLALGSRIAALDWPEKAMQPWLMSLAYGCTTPIGQAIGLATHTLYSPDSEVGLLLVGVMNAISAGLLIFASLVELMSEDFLSDESWRVLRGKKRVYACIILFMGAFCMSLVGAWA; this comes from the exons ATGACTCCTTATTTTCGTTACTTCCCTGTGTTTACTTGGTCG ggtggtgttgggggTAGCGAGTACAACCTTCCTTTGCACGTTGGCGGGCTGTTCATCATATTGTCAGTTTCGACACTAGCCTGCGCCTTTCCGGTCCTTGCCATATGGTTTCCGCGTCTCCGCATTCCGTCGTcatgtctcttcttcgtcagtcATTTCGGTACCGGTGTCCTGATCGCCACTGCATTTGTGCACTTGCTCCCCACCGCGTTTCAGTCACTCAACGATCCATGTCTGTCGAAATTCTGGACCACCGATTACCCCGAAATGCCAGGGGCCATTGCCCTGGCGGGAGTGTTCCTGGTGACAGTGATTGAGATGGTCTTTAGTCCCGCGAGACATTGCTGTCGCGGAGGCACTAGCCTGTCGGACCCGCCACCCTATCTTTCTCGACCTACTGAGAAGGAAACCCCCATAAAAAGGGCCCACGTGGTTGATTCGACCGTGTGCAACGAGAGAGAACGACCGGCCGGCGTagagcctcttcctcacctACGCGATATGGGCCCTTTGATCGGTCGGTCTTCTAGCATTAGTCGAGCTATCAACCAAATGGGCGAAGACCCAGAACGTATTTGCCGCATTTCCTCCGCTCCAGAGGTTCCTCAATATCGGCAAGAACCGAGGATCGAACCTGTCCAAGAAGATGTGGAGCGCAGCGACGATGGTCATGTCATGACTCCGGAGCAAAAGCATCGCAAAGAAGTCATGCAAGTCGTCTTGCTGGAAATGGGAATCCTGTTCCATAGTGTTTTCATTGGCATGTCACTCAGTGTATCGGTCGGCAGCGAGTTTGTGATTTTATTGATTGCCATCGTCTTTCACC AAACATTCGAAGGTCTTGCTCTAGGCTCTCGTATCGCTGCGCTGGACTGGCCGGAGAAAGCCATGCAGCCCTGGCTTATGTCTCTGGCATATGGATGCAC AACCCCAATCGGTCAAGCTATTGGTCTCGCAACCCACACTCTCTATAGCCCCGACTCAGAAGTCGGTCTTCTCCTCGTCGGCGTCATGAATGCCATCTCCGCAGGCCTCCTTATCTTTGCTTCACTGGTAGAGCTGATGTCAGAGGACTTCCTCAGCGATGAGAGCTGGCGTGTGCTTCGTGGCAAGAAGAGAGTTTATGCTTGTATTATTCTCTTCATGGGTGCCTTTTGCATGAGCCTGGTTGGAGCGTGGGCCTAG
- a CDS encoding Zn(II)2Cys6 transcription factor (predicted protein), translating into MADTPASLQTGWRISKACQECRKRKIKCNGSSPCKTCHLRNTPCIYRDVIRQRKRKHQTNRDSDSFESEVTTRSGYGAGPRSPGLPSRRNPSNNYTINNSVSATHVESPSCKVQLYYGSTSNFALMHEIYRDLVSNQTPGLEKPHGEVEEARASLDMFSFRRIFFGTPDEPKESIKSCKPMDMPVMFLPRELANLFLRRFLSTLYTLIPFRSKESFEQQLEHLYNPVPGARSETWGQCMLLLALATGALGTEHYRWGDVLYDQVKATCGPLDDIHAHYQSEQGRPNSSFLHLGAASRKALSAGLHKEAPSQGGEPTDSVQERRLTFWSLYFYETWFCFHLGRPSSLSLRDVGIELPENPFLCTLTYVSKIIARLADEMFGHHHDSLLQMWRLARSITDDYRPYEMQMQQAIGVNLDTCPQQGTLGVQQTILTTIYYHTVLLTFRPFLIFRGRWQQDMKDPSQHGSNRPTEAPAWLNEACNKALGASCRTIQFLSEAAVANEFVRELRYHGYFLGSASFAIIYDLMHGKDLAPTHLPWIYAALQSLSTMREGDPIKSTITAIQTVLRKLNPAYEWVPPKAYNNTMGQQATTARPYSSDIPNPQTQSIPEPSLPGIPLQPLQTSNGLPILSEFQNNSLQAALNPPSGSLGSGEDLLDLTLSDMGWDFDFSTMDLETFFSIYPNGETPTG; encoded by the exons ATGGCTGACACCCCTGCCTCCCTGCAAACAGGCTGGCGGATATCCAAAGCCTGCCAAGAATgcaggaagagaaagatcaAGTGCAATGGTAGCAGTCCATGCAAAACCTGTCACCTACGAAATACCCCTTGCATTTATCGTGATGTGATCAGACAGCGCAAGAGAAAACACCAAACGAATCGTGATAGTGACTCCTTTGAGTCAGAAGTGACAACGCGCTCTGGGTATGGGGCGGGCCCGCGATCGCCTGGCCTACCGTCGCGCCGGAACCCATCAAATAATTATACTATCAACAACAGTGTGTCTGCGACTCATGTGGAATCTCCATCATGCAAAGTTCAGCTGTACTATGGTTCGACGTCGAACTTTGCTCTCATGCATGAGATATACCGGGATCTAGTGTCCAATCAGACCCCAGGCTTGGAAAAGCCTCATGGCGAGGTCGAAGAGGCTAGAGCTAGTCTTGATATGTTCAGTTTCCGTCGAATCTTCTTTGGGACACCAGATGAGCCCAAGGAGTCGATAAAAAGCTGCAAGCCAATGGATATGCCGGTCATGTTCTTGCCTCGTGAGCTAGCTAATCTATTTCTGCGGCGATTCTTGTCCACATTATACACATTGATTCCATTTCGCTCAAAAGAGTCGTTCGAACAGCAACTGGAGCATCTATACAACCCTGTTCCCGGGGCTCGCTCTGAAACCTGGGGGCAATGCATGCTTCTGTTAGCGCTGGCTACGGGAGCTCTCGGCACAGAACATTATCGCTGGGGGGATGTGCTGTATGATCAGGTGAAAGCAACTTGCGGTCCATTGGACGACATC CACGCCCATTATCAGAGTGAGCAGGGGAGACCGAACTCATCCTTTCTTCACTTGGGTGCTGCGTCGCGAAAGGCGCTGTCAGCTGGACTGCATAAAGAAGCCCCAAGCCAAGGCGGAGAGCCTACAGACAGTGTACAAGAGAGGCGGTTAACATTCTGGTCTCTGTATTTCTACGAAAC TTGGTTCTGTTTCCATCTAGGACGCCCCTCTTCACTCTCTTTAAGGGACGTCGGTATCGAACTGCCGGAGAACCCTTTCCTGTGTACCTTGACTTATGTCTCTAAAATCATCGCTCGATTGGCAGACGAGATGTTCGGTCATCACCATGACTCGCTTTTGCAGATGTGGAGACTTGCGAGATCAATTACAGACGATTATCGACCATATGAGATGCAGATGCAACAGGCCATTGGTGTTAACTTGGATACATGTCCTCAACAGGGCACTCTCGGCGTACAGCAGACAATACTAACAACCA TTTACTACCACACGGTTCTCTTGACCTTCCGTCCGTTTCTGATCTTCCGTGGCCGGTGGCAGCAAGATATGAAGGACCCTTCTCAACATGGCAGCAATCGTCCAACCGAAGCCCCCGCATGGCTTAATGAGGCTTGTAACAAAGCCCTCGGAGCCTCCTGCAGAACCATTCAGTTTCTAAGTGAAGCGGCTGTGGCTAACGAGTTTGTCCGA GAACTCCGCTATCACGGATACTTCCTAGGAAGCGCCTCTTTCGCCATAATCTACGACCTAATGCACGGAAAAGACCTTGCTCCCACACACCTTCCCTGGATTTACGCCGCTCTTCAGAGTCTCTCAACCATGCGAGAAGGCGATCCCATCAAAAGCACAATAACGGCTATTCAAACAGTCTTGAGGAAACTAAATCCTGCTTATGAGTGGGTCCCTCCAAAGGCATATAATAATACTATGGGTCAGCAAGCCACCACTGCCCGGCCATACTCTAGTGATATTCCGAATCCCCAGACTCAGAGTATACCCGAACCGTCGTTACCGGGAATACCACTACAACCGTTACAAACTAGTAACGGTTTACCCATATTATCGGAGTTTCAGAACAATTCATTACAGGCTGCGCTCAACCCACCCAGCGGGAGTCTTGGTAGCGGCGAGGACCTTTTGGATCTTACCTTGTCTGATATGGGATGGGACTTTGATTTCTCCACGATGGATTTGGagactttcttttcgatttATCCCAATGGGGAGACCCCGACCGGGTGA
- a CDS encoding uncharacterized protein (predicted protein): MSYRLTWMFLLVVVVGSALAQICTPEWGYEGYSYIINNQSDLDEIAAKCTTINGSIAMSYNYTGAFHLPNIRNITKGFKWFTILAVSMDDPKPTSINLPDLEFLGGSIWFNSLPTLKSFTAPKLKTVGSKAFIDVTQELDLRSLVESEYLSVRGDASSVRLDSLRQVREQIQICNSDECNSNNSSHGTLDLSLPALHDVGHLLLQGRFSSLDTPKLTNISGFGSGSYSILLRSEEGPEIDLSFPELKYIQDDSLWLEGSIGSLSMPSLTNLTAWLYVKTYDRLDINLPFVEAGTMTLGGNISSVQLPNLKSVGQLQVNTAASLDCKSLEETIIKATNASRSPVSCHVENSAWHLGLNLGAKVALGSVVGVVVGLVVSY; this comes from the exons ATGAGTTATCGCTTGACATGGATGTTTCTACTTGTCGTAGTGGTCGGAAGTG CTCTGGCCCAAATTTGTACCCCAGAATGGGGATACGAAGGGTACAGTTACATCATCAATAATCAATCAGATCTCGACGAGATAGCAGCAAAGTGTACGACTATCAACGGGAGCATCGCGATGTCCTACAACTACACAGGCGCCTTCCATCTACCAAACATACGAAATATCACAAAGGGCTTCAAGTGGTTTACAATCCTCGCCGTTAGTATGGACGACCCGAAACCAACGTCTATCAATTTACCGGATCTCGAGTTCCTAGGCGGAAGTATATGGTTTAACAGCCTCCCGACTTTGAAGAGCTTTACTGCACCGAAATTGAAAACCGTTGGGTCGAAGGCGTTCATCGATGTCACTCAGGAGCTGGATCTGCGATCATTAGTTGAATCGGAGTATTTGAGTGTCAGGGGAGATGCGTCAAG CGTACGCCTCGACTCCTTGCGACAGGTTCGCGAACAGATACAGATTTGTAACTCGGACGAGTGCAATTCAAATAACTCGTCCCACGGTACCTTGGatctttcccttcctgcACTTCACGATGTTGGCCATCTCCTCTTACAGGGGAGATTCTCGAG TTTGGATACACCAAAGCTCACCAATATTTCTGGGTTTGGATCAGGTTCCTACAGTATCCTGCTCCGCTCAGAGGAAGGACCGGAGATTGACCTCTCTTTCCCTGAGTTGAAATACATCCAAGATGATAGTCTGTGGCTGGAGGGAAGTATTGGAAG TTTGTCGATGCCCAGCTTAACCAATTTGACCGCCTGGCTTTATGTAAAAACCTACGACCGGCTTGATATCAACCTGCCTTTCGTGGAGGCGGGCACCATGACGTTGGGAGGCAATATTTCTAG TGTACAACTTCCAAATCTAAAGTCTGTCGGTCAGCTCCAAGTCAACACGGCTGCCTCACTCGACTGTAAATCCTTGGAGGAAACAATCATAAAAGCGACAAATGCGTCGCGCTCACCGGTGTCTTGTCATGTAGAGAATTCGGCCTGGCATCTTGGCCTCAACCTTGGTGCTAAAGTCGCGTTGGGCAGCgtggttggtgttgttgttgggctaGTGGTGTCGTACTAG
- a CDS encoding SDR family oxidoreductase (predicted protein): protein MASYLITGTSRGLGLALVSQLLSLPASQVASIFATSRSAQPSPNLKDLIDQSSGRASYIQLDVTDTISIRTAAQQIERQLHGRGLDVLINNAGIQPVTKGGAEYMDNLTETFNTNVNAPHEVIRTFLPLLRKGDRKVITNISTTLGSIGTASPFMAKLTPAYNITKAALNMLTVQYALSLGDEGFTVFCVSPGWLKTDLGGPRADLPVSTGAEAVAKIILEANHKDTNGKFLNIHVPGWEQTEGFNQYDGAEIPW from the exons ATGGCCAGCTATCTCATCACCGGCACCTCACGAGGCCTCGGCCTCGCCCTTGTCTCCCAGTTGCTCTCTCTACCAGCATCACAAGTCGCATCCATCTTCGCAACTTCGCGATCTGCGCAACCCAGTCCCAATCTCAAAGACCTCATCGACCAGTCCTCCGGCCGCGCATCTTACATCCAACTCGACGTAACCGACACGATCAGCATCCGAACAGCGGCACAACAAATAGAACGCCAACTCCACGGCCGCGGTCTAGACGTCCTCATCAACAACGCAGGAATCCAACCCGTGACCAAGGGAGGGGCAGAATACAT GGATAATCTCACCGAAACATTCAACACAAACGTAAATGCACCCCACGAAGTAATCCGTACATTCCTACCCCTTCTCCGCAAAGGAGACCGAAAGGTTATTACCAATAT ATCCACGACGTTAGGCTCTATAGGCACGGCGTCACCTTTCATGGCGAAATTGACTCCGGCGTATAATATCACCAAGGCTGCGTTGAATATGCTTACTGTGCAGTATGCGCTTAGTCTTGGGGATGAGGGGTTTACTGTTTTTTGTGTTAGTCCTGGG TGGCTAAAAACCGACCTAGGCGGACCAAGAGCAGATCTCCCCGTCTCCACCGGCGCAGAAGCAGTGGCAAAGATCATCCTAGAGGCCAATCACAAAGACACAAATGGGAAGTTCCTCAACATCCATGTGCCCGGCTGGGAACAAACAGAGGGATTCAATCAATACGACGGGGCAGAGATCCCATGGTAG
- a CDS encoding uncharacterized protein (predicted protein): protein MSRPSFDLHNSSVQALLPDHSAVNTPIHTTYSTDSSASATLDALSAKQKSIHLLKTALENLPSTDINLIVTVILLFINLELIDSGKNAWRAHVKGAMKLISSLKPFQNDQLSPIALIRDRITSDCLTYNNHPETLRSKQLSLLPNNSPPDPLPGMRAIKYSLYSSCHRNPQSNQRSILLTKCRASIRCRSLGQQRRRRPDAPDPKPYPYSPRSPKRNMDSETLVTEIIHHLSFIDPKDPLSKATSWPTFIAGAETDNPVYRQWALDRLSLLWNVLPWGYVQTAVEVMRMAWRLRDEANSDIMGLRS from the exons ATGAGCCGTCCAAGCTTTGACCTACATAATAGCAGCGTACAAGCATTGTTGCCAGATCACTCCGCCGTGAATACCCCGATCCACACAACATACTCAACAGACTCCTCCGCCAGTGCAACCCTAGATGCCCTATCAGCAAAGCAAAAATCAATCCACCTCCTCAAGACAGCCCTGGAAAATCTCCCATCCACAGATATCAACCTCATAGTAACAGTCATACTCCTTTTCATCAACCTGGAGCTCATCGACTCCGGCAAAAACGCATGGAGAGCGCACGTCAAAGGCGCAATGAAACTCATCAGCTCTCTAAAGCCCTTCCAGAACGACCAACTATCTCCAATAGCATTGATTCGCGATCGCATCACGTCGGACTGCTTAAC ATATAACAACCATCCTGAGACGCTCCGAAGCAAACAGCtatctctccttcccaaCAACTCTCCTCCAGATCCTCTTCCGGGCATGCGAGCTATCAAATATAGCCTTTACTCTTCCTGCCACCGAAACCCCCAATCTAATCAACGAAGCATCCTCCTTACTAAATGCCGCGCAAGCATTCGATGTAGAAGCCTGGGCCAACAACGTCGAAGGCGCCCCGACGCACCGGACCCTAAACCGTATCCATACAGCCCTCGCTCACCAAAACGCA ATATGGACTCAGAGACATTGGTTACTGAGATAATCCATcatctttcattcattgatccCAAGGATCCTTTGTCTAAGGCTACATCGTGGCCGACTTTTATTGCGGGTGCGGAGACTGATAACCCCGTGTATCGGCAGTGGGCGCTAGATCGGTTGAGTTTGTTATGGAATGTACTACCGTGGGGATATGTGCAGACTGCGGTGGAGGTTATGCGGATGgcttggaggttgagggaTGAGGCTAATTCTGATATTATGGGG TTAAGATCATGA
- a CDS encoding uncharacterized protein (predicted transporter (major facilitator superfamily)) produces the protein MEIRADSETSQDSQTKSDQQCTPDTVQLEQLGRQRPAIFANNVIEIGFCFSLLASMLLAEYFISGFNTILPVLTDALDIPEEAKTWPASVFSLVTGAFLLPAARLADIFGAHIVFNSGLIWYFIWSLIGGCSKNYMMMIFCRALQGLGPAAYLPAGIMLIGTIYRPGPRKNLVFSLYGAFSPLGFYSGIAVSGLSGHYLTWRWYFWIGAIMLFVVSIISLLSLPSVKSSSDSKMDWWGCATIIPGLLLLVYAITDSTHALDGWRTPYILVTFILGILFLCAAFYVEGWVASSPLLPFDIFKVKYMTPLFTSLLFQYGVFGVYLFYANFYIQTILGKDTLITTAWFAPMAAGGLILATAGGFTLHFIPGKLLLIISGLGYLVAMLLFALIPENPNYWAYIFPAMIGTTVGCDITYSVSNIFITTNLPKDRQGVAGAVINTTVFVGISLFLGVADLTVSETTYLGLKGSYKAAFWFGVACAGVALVFLLFIKMGKAESDLTVEEKEQLRASVADGEV, from the exons ATGGAGATTCGTGCAGACAGTGAAACTAGTCAAGACAGCCAAACAAAGTCTGACCAGCAATGCACACCTGATACGGTCCAGCTCGAGCAACTTGGGCGGCAGCGCCCGGCTATATTTGCTAACAATGTTATAGAAATAGGATTCTGTTTCTCATTGCTGGCATCCATGCTTCTAGCG GAATACTTTATCAGCGGATTCAACACGATCCTACCGGTCTTGACAGATGCACTGGACATACCGGAAGAGGCGAAGACTTGGCCTGCAAGCGTGTTCTCTTTGGTCACCGGTGCATTCCTATTACCAGCTGCTCGCCTTGCCGATATATTCGGTGCCCATATCGTCTTCAATTCCGGCTTGATTTGGTATTTTATCTGGTCCTTGATCGGCGGCTGCAGTAAAAACtacatgatgatgatattctgCCGTGCGCTACAAGGATTAGGACCCGCGGCCTACTTACCGGCTGGCATCATGCTGATCGGAACAATCTATCGGCCTGGCCCTCGCAAAAACCTTGTCTTTAGTCTGTATGGAGCCTTCTCGCCGTTAGGATTTTATTCGGGTATAGCAGTTAGCGGGCTTTCTGGGCACTACCTCACATGGAGGTGGTACTTTTGGATAGGTGCCATAATGCTCTTTGTTGTGTCAATCATCTCGCTACTCTCTCTGCCATCAGTTAAGTCGTCAAGTGACTCAAAAATGGATTGGTGGGGATGCGCAACCATCATCCCGGGGTTATTGTTGCTAGTGTACGCTATCACAGATAGTACTCACGCTCTAGATGGTTGGCGAACCCCATACATACTTGTCACGTTCATCCTGGGCATTCTGTTTCTCTGTGCCGCATTCTACGTGGAGGGCTGGGTCGCTTCGTCGCCATTACTTCCATTCGATATATTCAAAGTAAAGTATATGACACCGCTGTTCACATCGCTACTCTTTCAATACGGTGTATTCGGTGTCTATCTCTTCTACGCGAACTTTTA TATCCAAACAATCCTCGGCAAAGACACACTAATAACCACAGCATGGTTCGCACCAATGGCCGCCGGCGGCCTCATCCTAGCCACAGCCGGTGGATTCACGCTACACTTTATCCCAGGAAAGCTCCTCCTTATAATATCTGGGTTGGGGTATCTTGTAGCCATGCTGTTATTCGCCCTCATACCCGAAAATCCCAACTATTGGGCCTACATCTTCCCCGCAATGATTGGGACAACCGTCGGGTGCGACATTACATACAGCGTCagcaatatcttcatcactACCAACTTACCCAAGGATAGACAAGGGGTAGCTGGTGCTGTCATCAATACTACTGTTTTTGTTGGTATCAGTCTTTTTCTGGGGGTGGCTGATCTGACGGTGTCTGAAACTACGTATCTCGGTTTGAAGGGTAGTTATAAGGCTGctttttggtttggggtgGCTTGTGCGGGTGTTGCTCTGGTTTTCTTGTTATTCATTAAGATGGGGAAGGCGGAGAGTGATCTTActgtggaggagaaggagcagTTGCGGGCTTCTGTGGCGGATGGTGAGGTTTAA
- a CDS encoding DUF3425 domain-containing protein (predicted protein), with protein MAQPRTTQSGFNVLRGVHHAKVILAGSSAFIIPGIEKNEIRPGHLWFLGTSMYYATRPGLPESLIPTSLQMDIEHATWINFLPIPRMRDNLIAHENCFDHTEFVRDLLGDKIVDYMFGSLWSRKPPIASKLALTEGDDDDVTASRQGLILWGEPHRLESWEVTPGFIRKWAWAMEGCDELIASSNRWRMMRGEEPIRVTMIRS; from the exons TTTAACGTGCTGCGAGGAGTCCACCATGCTAAGGTTATCCTGGCCGGGTCATCCGCGTTCATCATCCCAGGCATTGAGAAAAATGAGATCCGCCCCGGCCACCTTTGGTTTCTCGGTACTTCCATGTATTACGCGACAAGGCCCGGGCTCCCTGAGAGTCTAATTCCGACGTCGTTGCAAATGGATATTGAACACGCGACCTGGATCAACTTCTTGCCAATTCCACGGATGCGAGATAATTTGATTGCCCACGAGAACTGTTTTGATCATACGGAATTTGTAAGAGACTTGCTTGGGGACAAGATCGTGGACTACATGTTTGGTTCACTATGGTCCCGCAAGCCTCCCATTGCCAGTAAGCTGGCACTCACGGAAGGggacgatgacgatgtcACTGCCTCGAGACAGGGGCTTATCTTGTGGGGCGAGCCGCACAGACTAGAAAGCTGGGAAGTGACGCCTGGCTTCATACGGAAATGGGCATGGGCTATGGAGGGGTGCGATGAGTTGATAGCGTCGAGCAATcgatggaggatgatgagaggAGAAGAGCCCATACGGGTCACT ATGATACGCTCATGA